The stretch of DNA GAACACCGAGCGGGCGCCTTTCTGAGAAGCCAGTGCAGCTTTGGCCCGGTAGTCGGTGCCCCATTTGCTGGGCTGCCCGTCTTTGCCAAGCACCGCCGTGCCTTTGTCATTCATAGGCTCACCCAGCAGAATGATCAGGTCCTTGCCCTTCACATCGCCTAGGCCACTATAGTCGGAGTAGCCGTCTTGCTCAATGCCGTAGCCCGCAAATACCGGCTGAATGGCAGCTTCGTTCTGGAAGGGGGAGTTGCCGGCACCATAGAAATCGGTCAGCCACTTGTAGGTTTGACCGCCTACTTTCAGAGTAGCGCCATCCGCCCAGGTGCTGCGCTCCATGGTGAAATGCTGCAGGTACGGGTTGTCGGAACCCTGCACGGGGCCAGTGAGACCTAGCGCCTTAAACTGCTGGCTGATGTAGTCAGCCGCCATCTTCTGGCCCTTTTCGCCAGTTTCGCGGCCTTCGTAAGCATCCGAGGCGAGAATGGAAAGATGCTGGCGCAGGTCGGCCTGGGTAATAGTTTGGCCGTAGTTCAGAGCCCAGTCGGCATCTACCGGAGCCTGCTTAGTGGGCTCAGGAGTGGCTACTGGTGCCTCCGTCTTGTGTTTGCGCTTCGTCTTAATTTTAATCTTCTCGGGGGCCTCTTGGGCCACCGCCGAAGTCATGCAGCTAGCCGCGAGCAGCAGAGCTAGGAGGGAGGGTTTGTACATACGTTGGGCTATTGGGGCTTGGGAACTTAGGCGGTTGAGTAGTGAGTGGCCTAGGAAATAGGTGTATTAAGGTCGCGGGGCTCAGAGCTTGGTTGCTATCCTGGAAAATAAAACGTCAGAAAATTAACCAAGTCCCTACACCATCAGGTTCCTAAGACCCCATGATCAGCACCGAGGCATAGGCTGCTACGCCCTCGCGGCGCCCCACAAAGCCAAGCTTCTCGGTAGTGGTGGCCTTAATGCTGATGTCGTTTTCTGCAATGCCCATTACCTCAGCCAGCACGCGTTGCATCTGCGGAATGTGGGGGTTCACCTTGGGTGCCTCCAGGCAAATCGTAGAGTCGATGTTGGAGATGCTGTAGCCGCGCTCCGTGAGCAGGCGCACCACCTCGGCCAGCAGGCGCTTGCTGTCAATGCCTTTGTATTGCGGGTCGGTGTCGGGGAAGTGGAAACCGATGTCGCGCAGGTTAGCGGCGCCCAGCAGCGCGTCGCAGATAACGTGAATGAGCACGTCGGCATCGGAGTGGCCTAGCGCGCCGTGGGTGTGCGGAACCTGAATGCCGCCGAGCCAGAACGGCAAACCTTCCTTGAGTTGGTGAACGTCGTAGCCGAAGCCGGTACGGATTTTCATAGAGGCAAAAGTTTGGAGAACAGAGCAGCAAGGTACGCCAACGCCGCGGACCAGCCCATACCAGCCGGCAAGGCAAAAAAAGTTGACGTTGGCTAAAGTATTAGGTGCGGCTAATCGTCAGGAAGAAGGGGGAACTATCTGTAGCCAATATTTGATAGCAAAATACTAATGGAAACTTAGGAATCATTTAAAGTTTCCATAGTACCTTTGCCTCGAAGTCATGGAAGTGAAAGATAGAATCCTGCAAGCCGCCCTGGGCCTTTTTACCCGCAACGGCATCAAGAGCGTGTCAATGGATGACATTGCCACGCATTTAGGCATCTCCAAGAAAACCCTCTACAAGTGGTTTGAGAACAAAGACCAGATTGTATCGGCGGTTATTGCCAGCCACCTGAATGGGGTACAAGGGGAGTGCGAAGGCATCATTGGCAAAACCCAGAACGCGGTAGATGAGATGGTGCAGATGATGGACTGGGCCGAACGCCAGTTCGCGGAGGTTAACCCCAATGCCATTCACGATCTGCGCAAATACTACCCCGAGGCCTGGAGCCTGTTCCACGCCCACAAGAACAATTACATCCTGACCCAAATCCAGGATAACCTGCGCCGCGGAGTAGCCGAAGGGCTCTACCGCGCCGACCTGGACATTGAAGTGCTCTCGCGCCTGCGCCTGGCCCAAATAGATATCCTCTTCGATTATACCCTGTTTCCGCCCACCCAGTTCAAGCACGGGCGCGTGCAAACGGCTTGCAGCGAGCATTTTCTGTTGGGAATGGTCACGCTGAAAGGCCACAAGCTAATTAATGAATACCGTCATGTGACGGAAGAAGAATAACCGCTCCCGACACCAGAGTTTGTTTCCATATGAAAAAGAACCTCCGCGTTTTGCTACTGGCCGCCGGGCCGGGCCTGCTGGCCCCCGCCGGTGCTACCCTGGCGCAAACGCCCACGGCCGCCCGGCCGGCATTGAGCAACCAGTCGGCTGTAGTCGACAATATGCCCTTGTCGCTGCAGCAAGCCATTGAGTACGCAATTAAGAACAAGTCGTCGTTGCTGGCTACGCGCCTGGCTGAGCAGACAGCCAAGGCCCGCGTTGGGGAAATTAAATCGGCTGGTTTGCCACAGGTGAACGTAGCGGCCAACCTAGCCGACAACTTCAAGCTGCAAAAAAGCTTGGTTGACTTTGGTTCGTTGGGAGGTGGAAGCTCAGCTACTACCCTTACGCAAGCGGATATTGCAGCAGCCCAGAACGGGCAGACTGTAAATCTGGGCACGGTTACTTTGCCCTCAGAGCCCGTGCCCCCACAGGCCTTTGCCTTTGGCTTGCAGTACGCCGGCAATACCAGTGCCTCGGTATCGCAGCTGCTGTTTGATGGCTCTTACCTGATTGGCCTGAAGGCCGCGAAGGTGTACGAGCAGCTAGCCCAGAAGCAAACCCAACAAGCCGAAATTGATGTGGTAGAGCAGGTAAGCAAAGCCTACTACAGCACGCTGGTAGCGCGCGAGCGGCTGCAGCTGCTGAGCCGCAATGTGCAGCGCCTCGACACCATTCTGTTTCAAACCAACCAAACCTTCAAGGCTGGTTTTGCTGAGAAGCTGGATGTGCAACGCCTGCAGGTGCAGCGCAATAACCTGGTAGTAGAGCAGCAGAAAGCCCAGCGCCTCACGGAGCTGAGCGTGGCTCTACTCAAATTTCAGATGGGCTTGCAACAGGAGCAAACCGTGCAGCTCACTGACTCGCTCAGTGCAGCAGTGATTGATGCCGGGGCGCTCCGCCAGCGCTTAGGCGTGGCCAGCCCCACAACGGGTGGTGGGGTAAGTGGCCTAGCAGGTGTGCCTACTGCCCCCGCTCCCACTTCGGGCAACGGAGCCGAGCAGGCGCGCCAAGACCAGCAAACCGCGCTTAGCGGGGCCCGGGTTGGGCAGCTGGCCGCTGCCTTCAACTATAATAACCGCATTGAGTTTAGCACCCTGGAAACTCAGCAGGCGTTAGCTGGCCTAGACCTGGCTAACCGTCGGGCCGGGGCTTACCCCCGGCTGGTGGCTACGGCCGCCTACGGTTTCTCGGGGTCGGCTAAAACGGCCGGTAACCTGTTTGCCTTCCGGGGCCCCGACTCGCGCGCTTCTAATGGCTTCCCCAACCAAAACTGGTTTGGTTTCGGCAACGTGGGCCTAAGCCTGCAGATTCCGGTATTCGACGGGTTCCGTCGTAAGTACCAGGTGCAGCAGGCGCGCATTGCGCAGCAAACCATTGAGAAAGGCTTTGAAACCCTGCGCCAGAGCATCGACTTACAAGAAGCGCAGAGCCGCACTACCCTTGTTAATGCCCTGGATGTGCTGGATAACCAAAAGGCCAACCTGGAGCTGGCCGATGAAGTGGCCCGCGTATCGCGCATCAAGTTCAAGGAAGGCGTAGGCTCTAACATTGAAGTGGTTACGGCCGAAACTTCCCTCCGCGAAGCCCAGACCAACTACTACGCTGCCCTTTATGATGTGCTGGTGGCTAAAGTAGACCGCGACAAGGCTACGGGTGAACTGTATAACCAAGCCAAAAAGTAAGGCAGCATGCAGAAGCCGGATGTTGGAAGCTGGCCCCTGCAGTACAAGCACTGTTTCTCTTCCAGCGCAAAACTCTTTGCTACTCATTTCACTCATGAAATACGTTACTTCTGCCTTGTTACTGACTTTGGGCCTGATGACCGCTTGCGGCGACAAAGACCCCAAGGCTGAGCTGGCCAAGCTGAAACAGGAACAAGCCGCTAACCAAGCTAAAATTGCCGCGCTGGAAGCCAAAACCGGCGCCAACGACTCGTCGGCGGTAATAACCACGCCCGTATCTGTAATTAAAGTAGCCCCCGAAAGCTTCACGAGCTACCTGGAGCTGCAGGGCCGCGTAGATTTTGACCAGAACGCTACCGTGGGCGCCCGGGCTGCCGGCACACTCACCAGCCTGCGCGTGCAGCGCGGCGACAACGTGCGCAAAGGCCAGGTGCTGGCTACGGTAGATGCCTCCATCCTCGACGCCAATATTGCGGAGCTTCGCACTCGCATGGATCTGGCTCGGGTGGTATTTGAAAAGCAAGAGCGCCTCTGGAAACAGGAAATTGGCACCGAGATTCAGTATCTGCAAGCCAAGAACAACTACCAGGCCCTGCAGCGCAACATGGCTACACTTAACCAGCAGCGTGCCCTTTATAATGTAGTAGCACCCTTCAGCGGTACCGTTGATGATGTGCTGCCCAAGCTGGGCGAAACTGTTGCTCCGGGTGCTCCGGTAGTAAAGCTGCTTAGCAGCGGCAGCACCGGCAAAATTGTGGTTGATGTGTCAGAGGCCTACGCTTCCCGCATCAAGGTTGGAGACAAGGCTCTGGTTACCATTCCTGACCTAGGCCAGGAAGAGATACCCGCCACGGTTCGTGTGGTGACCAGCACTATTAATCCCACCAGCCGCACGTTCACTACGGAGCTGCGCCTGAACAGCAACAAGGCGGGCCAACTGCGCCCCAACATGGTGGCCAATGTGCGCATTCAAAACTATAACCAGCAGAGCGCTACCGTACTGCCGGTTGACTTGGTGCAGAAGGATGAGCAGAACAGCTACGTGCTGGTAGTAGGTGACAAAGGCGGCCGCAAAGTGGCGGCTAAGCGCGTCATCAAAACCGGCAACACCTACAATGGCAAAGTAGAAGTAACCAGTGGCCTACAGGCCGGCGACCAGGTTATTTCTGCCGGTTACCAGAATTTGAATGAAGGCCAGGCGGTTAGCCTATAGGTTGGTTGCCGGCTTCCCTAGAGTAGGCAGGCGCCCCGCACCAGAACGTCAAAACCAGAACTCATGCAGGATCTAGAGAAAGAGTTCAAGCCGACCAGTTGGTCGATTGACAATAAGACCAGTATTTATATTATCACGCTGCTGCTGTGCGTAGCGGGTATCTTCTCCTACATCAAGCTGGGTAAGGAGAAGTTTCCGGATATCGTGATTCCGCGTATTATCGTGGCCACTATTTACCCCGGTACTTCTCCCACCGATATTGAGAACCTGGTAACGCGCCAGTTGGAGAAGGAGATAAAGAGCGTAAACGGAGTGAAGAAAATTTCTTCGACCTCCAACCAGGACTATTGCATCGTGGACGTGGAGTTTAACTCCGGCGTAGATGTGCAGTATGCCAAGCAGCTCATCAAGGACGCCGTAGATAAGGCCCAGAACGAACTGCCGAACGACTTGCCCTCGCCGCCCACCGTGCAGGAAGTGAACCTGTCGGAGCTCCCCATCATGAACATCAACCTGGCCGGCAACCTGCCCGTGAACCAGTTGAAGAAATACGCTGATGACTTCCAGGACAAGATTGAGGCCCTGCCCGAAATCACGCGGGTAGACATCATCGGAGCCCTCGACCAGCAGGTAAACGTAGACGTGGACCTGAACCGCCTGCGCGCTTCCCGCCTGAGCTTTGGCGACATCAGTGCGGCCATTGCTCGCGAGAACATTACCATTTCGGGTGGCTCCGTGAACGTAGGTGACCAGAAGCGCGCCGTGCGCGTGGCTGGCCAGTACGTACGGGCCGCTGATATTGCCAACATTCAGGTGAAGAACCTGAATGGCGCCGCCGTACGCCTGGGTGATATTGCTACCGTTACCGATGCCTTTAAGGATCGGGAATCTTACGCTCGTCTCGATGGCAAAACGGCCATTACCCTGAACGTAATCAAGCGCCAGGGTGAAAACCTGATTGATGCCTCTGACAAGATCAAGGAGATTATCGCCGACTCGAAGAAAAGCCTGCCCAACGAGCTGACCATCACCGTAACCGGCGACACGTCTAATGACACCCGCGTTACGCTGCATGACCTGATCAACACCATCATCATCGGCTTTATTCTGGTAACGCTGATTCTGATGTTCTTCATGGGTACTACCAACGCACTGTTCGTAGGCCTGTCGGTTCCCATTTCCATGTTCCTGGCTTTCGTGCTGCTGCCTGGCTTCGGGTTTGCCCTGAACATGATCGTGCTCTTCGCTTTCCTGCTGGCCTTGGGCATTGTGGTAGATGATGCCATTGTGGTTATCGAAAACACCCACCGCTTGCTGCACGAGCACCCGAACCTCACTACCGCCCAAGCCGCCAAGTACGCGGCCGGCGAGGTGTTCATTCCGGTACTAGCGGGTACGCTAACCACGGTGGCTCCCTTCGTGCCGCTCATGTTCTGGCCGGGTATTGTAGGCTCCTTCATGTTCTACTTGCCCGTAACCCTGATCCTGACCCTGATGTCGTCGCTGATTGTGGCCTTCATCATGAACCCGGTATTCGCCGTGTCGTTCATGGAGCGCGAAGACCACCATGCCGAAGACAACAAGCCCAAGCTGACCAGAAACTTTCTGATTGCCATGGGCGTGCTGGTGCTGATTGCGTTGATTGGGTACGTGGCAGGCTCAACGTTCGTGGGTAACCTAACACTCACAGTAATTGTGCTTTGCTTCCTGGATAAGTTCGTGTTCATTCACATGATTGCGGGCTTCCAGACCAAGGTGTTGCCCCGCTTCCAGAATGGCTACGCCCGCCTGGTAAGCTGGGCCCTCAACTGGCCCTGGATGGTGCTGGCTAGCATGGTAGTGCTGTTTGTAGTAGCCGTATTTGCCGTAGGGGCCCGCAAGCCCAAGGTAGACTTCTTCCCGAGCGGTGACCCTAAATTCGTGTACACCTACCTCAAGATGCCAGTAGGCACGCGGGTTGAGGTAACTGACTCCGTGGCCCGCATACTGGAGAAGCGCATATATGGGGTGATTGGCCAGGATAACCCCGACGTAGAATCGGTGATTACCAACGTAGCCATTGGTGCCAGCGACCCTGGTGAGGCCTCAGCGTCGGGTACTTCGCAATCTAACCTGGCTAAAGTAGCCGTGGCGTTCAAAGAAATGAGCGAGCGGAAGGGCCCAGCTACCAGCACCTACATGGACAAAATTCGGGAGGCGGTGAAAGGCATTCCGGGTACTGAAATTTCAGTAGACAAGGAAGCCAGCGGTCCGCCTACGGGTAAGCCAATTGCCATTGAGGTAGCCGGCGACGACTATCCTACGCTCATTGCCCTGTCAAAGGAAGTAACCCGCTTCATCGAGTCGAAGAAGATTGGTGGCATTGAGCAGCTGCGCTCTAACCTGGAAGACCGCAACCCCGAAATTGCGGTGGACATTGACCGGGTTCGGGCCAACCGCGAAGGTATCAGCACGGCCCAGATTGGCTCCGAAGTACGGACGGCCATCTACGGTACCGAAGCCAGCAAATTCAAAACCCCTGATGATGAATATCCGATTCAGGTGCGCTACGCTGAGCCCTACCGCTCCGATGTGGATGCTATTCTGAACTCGCCGCTCACCTTCCGTGACGCTACCGGCGCTATTCGGCAGGTGCCCATTGCCTCGGTGGCTGATGTGCGCTACGGCACCACGTATGGTGGTATCAAGCGCAAAGACGTGAAGCGGGTAATTACCATCTCCTCAAACGTGCTCAACGGCTTTACCGGCCCCGATGTGGTAGCCCAGATTGAAACCGCGCTTAAGTCGTTTAAAACGCCTCCCGGCTACTCCGTAAAAATGGGTGGTGCGCAGGAAGACCAGCAGGAAACGGCCAACTTCCTTGGCGTGGCAGCTTTCGGAGCGTTTGCACTCATCTTCCTGGTTCTCGTGATGCAGTTCAACTCCGTTAGCAAGCCCTTGCTCATTCTCACGGAGATTCTGTTCTCAGTGATTGGGGTAATGCTGGGCTTGGCCATTACGGGTATGAACATCAGCATTGTAATGACGGGCGTAGGTATCATCGCCCTGGCAGGTATCGTGGTGAAAAACGGCATTCTGCTAGTGGAATTCACTGATATTCTGCGTGCGCAAGGCATGCCGCTCCGCGAAGCTATTGTGCTGGCTGGCCGTACTCGCCTGAACCCAGTAATTCTGACGGCCACGGCTGCCACGCTGGGTCTGATTCCGCTGGCCATTGGTCTGAACATTGACTTCTACGAGCTGTTTAACTCGGGCCACGCCAACTTCTTCATCGGTGGTGAGTCGGTAACGTTCTGGGGCCCGCTGGCCTGGACCATCATCTTCGGATTGGTGTTTGCCACCGGCATTACGCTGGTAGTAGTACCCGTGATGTATCTGCTGACGGAAAGCCTGAAGCTGCGTGTGTTCAAGAAAGACGAAACGCTGGAAGCCACAGAAGTAGAAGCTGCTCGTCCGCCGGTATTGGCTGAATACTAAGTAAATTTTTAGGTGGGGCTTGCAACCCTTTTGCAGGCTCTGACACTCCTTCGCCCGAAGGGCGGGGGAGTGTCAAAACCACCGTCGTTACCTAT from Hymenobacter taeanensis encodes:
- the ispF gene encoding 2-C-methyl-D-erythritol 2,4-cyclodiphosphate synthase; translation: MKIRTGFGYDVHQLKEGLPFWLGGIQVPHTHGALGHSDADVLIHVICDALLGAANLRDIGFHFPDTDPQYKGIDSKRLLAEVVRLLTERGYSISNIDSTICLEAPKVNPHIPQMQRVLAEVMGIAENDISIKATTTEKLGFVGRREGVAAYASVLIMGS
- a CDS encoding TetR/AcrR family transcriptional regulator, with translation MEVKDRILQAALGLFTRNGIKSVSMDDIATHLGISKKTLYKWFENKDQIVSAVIASHLNGVQGECEGIIGKTQNAVDEMVQMMDWAERQFAEVNPNAIHDLRKYYPEAWSLFHAHKNNYILTQIQDNLRRGVAEGLYRADLDIEVLSRLRLAQIDILFDYTLFPPTQFKHGRVQTACSEHFLLGMVTLKGHKLINEYRHVTEEE
- a CDS encoding TolC family protein is translated as MKKNLRVLLLAAGPGLLAPAGATLAQTPTAARPALSNQSAVVDNMPLSLQQAIEYAIKNKSSLLATRLAEQTAKARVGEIKSAGLPQVNVAANLADNFKLQKSLVDFGSLGGGSSATTLTQADIAAAQNGQTVNLGTVTLPSEPVPPQAFAFGLQYAGNTSASVSQLLFDGSYLIGLKAAKVYEQLAQKQTQQAEIDVVEQVSKAYYSTLVARERLQLLSRNVQRLDTILFQTNQTFKAGFAEKLDVQRLQVQRNNLVVEQQKAQRLTELSVALLKFQMGLQQEQTVQLTDSLSAAVIDAGALRQRLGVASPTTGGGVSGLAGVPTAPAPTSGNGAEQARQDQQTALSGARVGQLAAAFNYNNRIEFSTLETQQALAGLDLANRRAGAYPRLVATAAYGFSGSAKTAGNLFAFRGPDSRASNGFPNQNWFGFGNVGLSLQIPVFDGFRRKYQVQQARIAQQTIEKGFETLRQSIDLQEAQSRTTLVNALDVLDNQKANLELADEVARVSRIKFKEGVGSNIEVVTAETSLREAQTNYYAALYDVLVAKVDRDKATGELYNQAKK
- a CDS encoding efflux RND transporter periplasmic adaptor subunit yields the protein MKYVTSALLLTLGLMTACGDKDPKAELAKLKQEQAANQAKIAALEAKTGANDSSAVITTPVSVIKVAPESFTSYLELQGRVDFDQNATVGARAAGTLTSLRVQRGDNVRKGQVLATVDASILDANIAELRTRMDLARVVFEKQERLWKQEIGTEIQYLQAKNNYQALQRNMATLNQQRALYNVVAPFSGTVDDVLPKLGETVAPGAPVVKLLSSGSTGKIVVDVSEAYASRIKVGDKALVTIPDLGQEEIPATVRVVTSTINPTSRTFTTELRLNSNKAGQLRPNMVANVRIQNYNQQSATVLPVDLVQKDEQNSYVLVVGDKGGRKVAAKRVIKTGNTYNGKVEVTSGLQAGDQVISAGYQNLNEGQAVSL
- a CDS encoding efflux RND transporter permease subunit, whose translation is MQDLEKEFKPTSWSIDNKTSIYIITLLLCVAGIFSYIKLGKEKFPDIVIPRIIVATIYPGTSPTDIENLVTRQLEKEIKSVNGVKKISSTSNQDYCIVDVEFNSGVDVQYAKQLIKDAVDKAQNELPNDLPSPPTVQEVNLSELPIMNINLAGNLPVNQLKKYADDFQDKIEALPEITRVDIIGALDQQVNVDVDLNRLRASRLSFGDISAAIARENITISGGSVNVGDQKRAVRVAGQYVRAADIANIQVKNLNGAAVRLGDIATVTDAFKDRESYARLDGKTAITLNVIKRQGENLIDASDKIKEIIADSKKSLPNELTITVTGDTSNDTRVTLHDLINTIIIGFILVTLILMFFMGTTNALFVGLSVPISMFLAFVLLPGFGFALNMIVLFAFLLALGIVVDDAIVVIENTHRLLHEHPNLTTAQAAKYAAGEVFIPVLAGTLTTVAPFVPLMFWPGIVGSFMFYLPVTLILTLMSSLIVAFIMNPVFAVSFMEREDHHAEDNKPKLTRNFLIAMGVLVLIALIGYVAGSTFVGNLTLTVIVLCFLDKFVFIHMIAGFQTKVLPRFQNGYARLVSWALNWPWMVLASMVVLFVVAVFAVGARKPKVDFFPSGDPKFVYTYLKMPVGTRVEVTDSVARILEKRIYGVIGQDNPDVESVITNVAIGASDPGEASASGTSQSNLAKVAVAFKEMSERKGPATSTYMDKIREAVKGIPGTEISVDKEASGPPTGKPIAIEVAGDDYPTLIALSKEVTRFIESKKIGGIEQLRSNLEDRNPEIAVDIDRVRANREGISTAQIGSEVRTAIYGTEASKFKTPDDEYPIQVRYAEPYRSDVDAILNSPLTFRDATGAIRQVPIASVADVRYGTTYGGIKRKDVKRVITISSNVLNGFTGPDVVAQIETALKSFKTPPGYSVKMGGAQEDQQETANFLGVAAFGAFALIFLVLVMQFNSVSKPLLILTEILFSVIGVMLGLAITGMNISIVMTGVGIIALAGIVVKNGILLVEFTDILRAQGMPLREAIVLAGRTRLNPVILTATAATLGLIPLAIGLNIDFYELFNSGHANFFIGGESVTFWGPLAWTIIFGLVFATGITLVVVPVMYLLTESLKLRVFKKDETLEATEVEAARPPVLAEY